One Echeneis naucrates chromosome 1, fEcheNa1.1, whole genome shotgun sequence DNA segment encodes these proteins:
- the camk2d2 gene encoding calcium/calmodulin-dependent protein kinase type II delta 2 chain isoform X4, producing MALTICTRFTDEYQLFEELGKGAFSVVRRCVKISSGQEYAAKIINTKKLSARDHQKLEREARICRLLKHPNIVRLHDSISEEGFHYLVFDLVTGGELFEDIVAREYYSEADASHCIQQILESVHHCHVNGIVHRDLKPENLLLASKLKGAAVKLADFGLAIEVQGDQQAWFGFAGTPGYLSPEVLRKDPYGKPVDMWACGVILYILLVGYPPFWDEDQHRLYQQIKAGAYDFPSPEWDTVTPEAKDLINKMLTINPSKRITAAEALKHPWICQRSTVASMMHRQETVECLKKFNARRKLKGAILTTLLVTRNFSAKSLLNKKPDGVKVNNKANTVTSPKDTGPAPALEPQTTVIHNPVDGNKESIESANTTIEDEDVKARKQEIIKVTEQLIESINNGDFESYAKICDPGLTSFEPEALGNLVEGHDFHRFYFENALSKGNKPVHTILLNPHVHLIGENAACIAYIRLTQYMDSSGMPRTMQSEETRVWHRRDGKWQNIHFHRSGSPSIPSQ from the exons GGGCGCATTCTCTGTGGTCAGGAGGTGCGTGAAGATCTCCTCCGGACAGGAGTATGCTGCCAAAATCATCAACACCAAGAAGCTTTCTGCCAGAG atcATCaaaagctggagagagaggcAAGGATTTGCCGTCTTCTGAAGCATCCCAACATCG TACGCCTTCATGACAGCATATCAGAAGAGGGTTTCCACTATCTGGTGTTTGATCT GGTGACAGGAGGGGAGCTGTTTGAGGACATCGTGGCCAGGGAGTACTACAGTGAGGCTGACGCTAG CCACTGCATACAGCAGATCCTGGAGAGTGTCCATCACTGCCATGTTAATGGGATCGTCCACAGGGATCTGAAG CCTGAGAACCTTCTATTGGCCAGTAAGCTGAAGGGGGCGGCGGTCAAGTTGGCTGACTTTGGGCTGGCTATCGAGGTGCAGGGGGACCAGCAGGCATGGTTCG GTTTTGCCGGCACTCCGGGCTACTTGTCTCCCGAGGTTCTGAGAAAAGACCCATACGGAAAGCCAGTGGACATGTGGGCCTGTG GTGTGATTTTGTACATCCTGCTGGTGGGCTACCCTCCTTTCTGGGATGAGGACCAGCACCGCCTCTACCAACAAATTAAGGCTGGGGCCTATGAT TTCCCGTCCCCGGAGTGGGACACTGTAACTCCCGAGGCCAAAGATCTTATCAACAAGATGTTAACCATCAACCCCAGTAAACGCATCACTGCAGCGGAGGCCCTCAAACACCCCTGGATCTGC CAACGGTCCACTGTCGCTTCCATGATGCACAGGCAGGAGACTGTGGAGTGCCTGAAGAAATTCAACGCCAGGAGGAAACTCAAG GGAGCCATACTGACCACTTTGCTGGTCACAAGAAACTTCTCAG CCAAGAGTCTGCTCAACAAGAAGCCCGATGGAGTGAAG GTCAACAACAAAGCCAACACAGTGACCAGTCCTAAAGACACTGGCCCTGCCCCTGCACTG GAACCACAGACTACTGTGATTCACAACCCTGTGGATGGAAACAAG GAGTCCATTGAGAGTGCCAACACCACTATAGAGGATGAGGATGTAAAAG CTCGCAAACAGGAAATTATCAAGGTGACTGAGCAGTTGATTGAATCCATCAACAATGGGGACTTTGAGTCATATGC AAAGATCTGTGATCCTGGTCTGACTTCCTTTGAGCCTGAAGCTTTGGGTAACTTGGTGGAAGGACATGACTTCCACCGCTTTTACTTTGAGAATG cTCTGTCCAAAGGGAATAAGCCGGTGCACACCATCCTCTTAAACCCACACGTGCATCTAATTGGGGAAAATGCGGCATGTATTGCCTATATTCGGCTGACCCAGTACATGGACAGCAGTGGCATGCCGCGCACCATGCAGTCCGAGGAGACCCGTGTGTGGCATCGCCGTGACGGCAAGTGGCAGAACATCCACTTCCACCGCTCCGGCTCACCCAGCATCCCTTCCCAGTAA
- the camk2d2 gene encoding calcium/calmodulin-dependent protein kinase type II delta 2 chain isoform X10, translated as MALTICTRFTDEYQLFEELGKGAFSVVRRCVKISSGQEYAAKIINTKKLSARDHQKLEREARICRLLKHPNIVRLHDSISEEGFHYLVFDLVTGGELFEDIVAREYYSEADASHCIQQILESVHHCHVNGIVHRDLKPENLLLASKLKGAAVKLADFGLAIEVQGDQQAWFGFAGTPGYLSPEVLRKDPYGKPVDMWACGVILYILLVGYPPFWDEDQHRLYQQIKAGAYDFPSPEWDTVTPEAKDLINKMLTINPSKRITAAEALKHPWICQRSTVASMMHRQETVECLKKFNARRKLKGAILTTLLVTRNFSARKQEIIKVTEQLIESINNGDFESYAKICDPGLTSFEPEALGNLVEGHDFHRFYFENALSKGNKPVHTILLNPHVHLIGENAACIAYIRLTQYMDSSGMPRTMQSEETRVWHRRDGKWQNIHFHRSGSPSIPSQ; from the exons GGGCGCATTCTCTGTGGTCAGGAGGTGCGTGAAGATCTCCTCCGGACAGGAGTATGCTGCCAAAATCATCAACACCAAGAAGCTTTCTGCCAGAG atcATCaaaagctggagagagaggcAAGGATTTGCCGTCTTCTGAAGCATCCCAACATCG TACGCCTTCATGACAGCATATCAGAAGAGGGTTTCCACTATCTGGTGTTTGATCT GGTGACAGGAGGGGAGCTGTTTGAGGACATCGTGGCCAGGGAGTACTACAGTGAGGCTGACGCTAG CCACTGCATACAGCAGATCCTGGAGAGTGTCCATCACTGCCATGTTAATGGGATCGTCCACAGGGATCTGAAG CCTGAGAACCTTCTATTGGCCAGTAAGCTGAAGGGGGCGGCGGTCAAGTTGGCTGACTTTGGGCTGGCTATCGAGGTGCAGGGGGACCAGCAGGCATGGTTCG GTTTTGCCGGCACTCCGGGCTACTTGTCTCCCGAGGTTCTGAGAAAAGACCCATACGGAAAGCCAGTGGACATGTGGGCCTGTG GTGTGATTTTGTACATCCTGCTGGTGGGCTACCCTCCTTTCTGGGATGAGGACCAGCACCGCCTCTACCAACAAATTAAGGCTGGGGCCTATGAT TTCCCGTCCCCGGAGTGGGACACTGTAACTCCCGAGGCCAAAGATCTTATCAACAAGATGTTAACCATCAACCCCAGTAAACGCATCACTGCAGCGGAGGCCCTCAAACACCCCTGGATCTGC CAACGGTCCACTGTCGCTTCCATGATGCACAGGCAGGAGACTGTGGAGTGCCTGAAGAAATTCAACGCCAGGAGGAAACTCAAG GGAGCCATACTGACCACTTTGCTGGTCACAAGAAACTTCTCAG CTCGCAAACAGGAAATTATCAAGGTGACTGAGCAGTTGATTGAATCCATCAACAATGGGGACTTTGAGTCATATGC AAAGATCTGTGATCCTGGTCTGACTTCCTTTGAGCCTGAAGCTTTGGGTAACTTGGTGGAAGGACATGACTTCCACCGCTTTTACTTTGAGAATG cTCTGTCCAAAGGGAATAAGCCGGTGCACACCATCCTCTTAAACCCACACGTGCATCTAATTGGGGAAAATGCGGCATGTATTGCCTATATTCGGCTGACCCAGTACATGGACAGCAGTGGCATGCCGCGCACCATGCAGTCCGAGGAGACCCGTGTGTGGCATCGCCGTGACGGCAAGTGGCAGAACATCCACTTCCACCGCTCCGGCTCACCCAGCATCCCTTCCCAGTAA
- the camk2d2 gene encoding calcium/calmodulin-dependent protein kinase type II delta 2 chain isoform X9, giving the protein MALTICTRFTDEYQLFEELGKGAFSVVRRCVKISSGQEYAAKIINTKKLSARDHQKLEREARICRLLKHPNIVRLHDSISEEGFHYLVFDLVTGGELFEDIVAREYYSEADASHCIQQILESVHHCHVNGIVHRDLKPENLLLASKLKGAAVKLADFGLAIEVQGDQQAWFGFAGTPGYLSPEVLRKDPYGKPVDMWACGVILYILLVGYPPFWDEDQHRLYQQIKAGAYDFPSPEWDTVTPEAKDLINKMLTINPSKRITAAEALKHPWICQRSTVASMMHRQETVECLKKFNARRKLKGAILTTLLVTRNFSAKSLLNKKPDGVKESIESANTTIEDEDVKARKQEIIKVTEQLIESINNGDFESYAKICDPGLTSFEPEALGNLVEGHDFHRFYFENALSKGNKPVHTILLNPHVHLIGENAACIAYIRLTQYMDSSGMPRTMQSEETRVWHRRDGKWQNIHFHRSGSPSIPSQ; this is encoded by the exons GGGCGCATTCTCTGTGGTCAGGAGGTGCGTGAAGATCTCCTCCGGACAGGAGTATGCTGCCAAAATCATCAACACCAAGAAGCTTTCTGCCAGAG atcATCaaaagctggagagagaggcAAGGATTTGCCGTCTTCTGAAGCATCCCAACATCG TACGCCTTCATGACAGCATATCAGAAGAGGGTTTCCACTATCTGGTGTTTGATCT GGTGACAGGAGGGGAGCTGTTTGAGGACATCGTGGCCAGGGAGTACTACAGTGAGGCTGACGCTAG CCACTGCATACAGCAGATCCTGGAGAGTGTCCATCACTGCCATGTTAATGGGATCGTCCACAGGGATCTGAAG CCTGAGAACCTTCTATTGGCCAGTAAGCTGAAGGGGGCGGCGGTCAAGTTGGCTGACTTTGGGCTGGCTATCGAGGTGCAGGGGGACCAGCAGGCATGGTTCG GTTTTGCCGGCACTCCGGGCTACTTGTCTCCCGAGGTTCTGAGAAAAGACCCATACGGAAAGCCAGTGGACATGTGGGCCTGTG GTGTGATTTTGTACATCCTGCTGGTGGGCTACCCTCCTTTCTGGGATGAGGACCAGCACCGCCTCTACCAACAAATTAAGGCTGGGGCCTATGAT TTCCCGTCCCCGGAGTGGGACACTGTAACTCCCGAGGCCAAAGATCTTATCAACAAGATGTTAACCATCAACCCCAGTAAACGCATCACTGCAGCGGAGGCCCTCAAACACCCCTGGATCTGC CAACGGTCCACTGTCGCTTCCATGATGCACAGGCAGGAGACTGTGGAGTGCCTGAAGAAATTCAACGCCAGGAGGAAACTCAAG GGAGCCATACTGACCACTTTGCTGGTCACAAGAAACTTCTCAG CCAAGAGTCTGCTCAACAAGAAGCCCGATGGAGTGAAG GAGTCCATTGAGAGTGCCAACACCACTATAGAGGATGAGGATGTAAAAG CTCGCAAACAGGAAATTATCAAGGTGACTGAGCAGTTGATTGAATCCATCAACAATGGGGACTTTGAGTCATATGC AAAGATCTGTGATCCTGGTCTGACTTCCTTTGAGCCTGAAGCTTTGGGTAACTTGGTGGAAGGACATGACTTCCACCGCTTTTACTTTGAGAATG cTCTGTCCAAAGGGAATAAGCCGGTGCACACCATCCTCTTAAACCCACACGTGCATCTAATTGGGGAAAATGCGGCATGTATTGCCTATATTCGGCTGACCCAGTACATGGACAGCAGTGGCATGCCGCGCACCATGCAGTCCGAGGAGACCCGTGTGTGGCATCGCCGTGACGGCAAGTGGCAGAACATCCACTTCCACCGCTCCGGCTCACCCAGCATCCCTTCCCAGTAA
- the camk2d2 gene encoding calcium/calmodulin-dependent protein kinase type II delta 2 chain isoform X6 produces the protein MALTICTRFTDEYQLFEELGKGAFSVVRRCVKISSGQEYAAKIINTKKLSARDHQKLEREARICRLLKHPNIVRLHDSISEEGFHYLVFDLVTGGELFEDIVAREYYSEADASHCIQQILESVHHCHVNGIVHRDLKPENLLLASKLKGAAVKLADFGLAIEVQGDQQAWFGFAGTPGYLSPEVLRKDPYGKPVDMWACGVILYILLVGYPPFWDEDQHRLYQQIKAGAYDFPSPEWDTVTPEAKDLINKMLTINPSKRITAAEALKHPWICQRSTVASMMHRQETVECLKKFNARRKLKGAILTTLLVTRNFSAKSLLNKKPDGVKEPQTTVIHNPVDGNKESIESANTTIEDEDVKARKQEIIKVTEQLIESINNGDFESYAKICDPGLTSFEPEALGNLVEGHDFHRFYFENALSKGNKPVHTILLNPHVHLIGENAACIAYIRLTQYMDSSGMPRTMQSEETRVWHRRDGKWQNIHFHRSGSPSIPSQ, from the exons GGGCGCATTCTCTGTGGTCAGGAGGTGCGTGAAGATCTCCTCCGGACAGGAGTATGCTGCCAAAATCATCAACACCAAGAAGCTTTCTGCCAGAG atcATCaaaagctggagagagaggcAAGGATTTGCCGTCTTCTGAAGCATCCCAACATCG TACGCCTTCATGACAGCATATCAGAAGAGGGTTTCCACTATCTGGTGTTTGATCT GGTGACAGGAGGGGAGCTGTTTGAGGACATCGTGGCCAGGGAGTACTACAGTGAGGCTGACGCTAG CCACTGCATACAGCAGATCCTGGAGAGTGTCCATCACTGCCATGTTAATGGGATCGTCCACAGGGATCTGAAG CCTGAGAACCTTCTATTGGCCAGTAAGCTGAAGGGGGCGGCGGTCAAGTTGGCTGACTTTGGGCTGGCTATCGAGGTGCAGGGGGACCAGCAGGCATGGTTCG GTTTTGCCGGCACTCCGGGCTACTTGTCTCCCGAGGTTCTGAGAAAAGACCCATACGGAAAGCCAGTGGACATGTGGGCCTGTG GTGTGATTTTGTACATCCTGCTGGTGGGCTACCCTCCTTTCTGGGATGAGGACCAGCACCGCCTCTACCAACAAATTAAGGCTGGGGCCTATGAT TTCCCGTCCCCGGAGTGGGACACTGTAACTCCCGAGGCCAAAGATCTTATCAACAAGATGTTAACCATCAACCCCAGTAAACGCATCACTGCAGCGGAGGCCCTCAAACACCCCTGGATCTGC CAACGGTCCACTGTCGCTTCCATGATGCACAGGCAGGAGACTGTGGAGTGCCTGAAGAAATTCAACGCCAGGAGGAAACTCAAG GGAGCCATACTGACCACTTTGCTGGTCACAAGAAACTTCTCAG CCAAGAGTCTGCTCAACAAGAAGCCCGATGGAGTGAAG GAACCACAGACTACTGTGATTCACAACCCTGTGGATGGAAACAAG GAGTCCATTGAGAGTGCCAACACCACTATAGAGGATGAGGATGTAAAAG CTCGCAAACAGGAAATTATCAAGGTGACTGAGCAGTTGATTGAATCCATCAACAATGGGGACTTTGAGTCATATGC AAAGATCTGTGATCCTGGTCTGACTTCCTTTGAGCCTGAAGCTTTGGGTAACTTGGTGGAAGGACATGACTTCCACCGCTTTTACTTTGAGAATG cTCTGTCCAAAGGGAATAAGCCGGTGCACACCATCCTCTTAAACCCACACGTGCATCTAATTGGGGAAAATGCGGCATGTATTGCCTATATTCGGCTGACCCAGTACATGGACAGCAGTGGCATGCCGCGCACCATGCAGTCCGAGGAGACCCGTGTGTGGCATCGCCGTGACGGCAAGTGGCAGAACATCCACTTCCACCGCTCCGGCTCACCCAGCATCCCTTCCCAGTAA
- the camk2d2 gene encoding calcium/calmodulin-dependent protein kinase type II delta 2 chain isoform X8, giving the protein MALTICTRFTDEYQLFEELGKGAFSVVRRCVKISSGQEYAAKIINTKKLSARDHQKLEREARICRLLKHPNIVRLHDSISEEGFHYLVFDLVTGGELFEDIVAREYYSEADASHCIQQILESVHHCHVNGIVHRDLKPENLLLASKLKGAAVKLADFGLAIEVQGDQQAWFGFAGTPGYLSPEVLRKDPYGKPVDMWACGVILYILLVGYPPFWDEDQHRLYQQIKAGAYDFPSPEWDTVTPEAKDLINKMLTINPSKRITAAEALKHPWICQRSTVASMMHRQETVECLKKFNARRKLKGAILTTLLVTRNFSAAKSLLNKKPDGVKESIESANTTIEDEDVKARKQEIIKVTEQLIESINNGDFESYAKICDPGLTSFEPEALGNLVEGHDFHRFYFENALSKGNKPVHTILLNPHVHLIGENAACIAYIRLTQYMDSSGMPRTMQSEETRVWHRRDGKWQNIHFHRSGSPSIPSQ; this is encoded by the exons GGGCGCATTCTCTGTGGTCAGGAGGTGCGTGAAGATCTCCTCCGGACAGGAGTATGCTGCCAAAATCATCAACACCAAGAAGCTTTCTGCCAGAG atcATCaaaagctggagagagaggcAAGGATTTGCCGTCTTCTGAAGCATCCCAACATCG TACGCCTTCATGACAGCATATCAGAAGAGGGTTTCCACTATCTGGTGTTTGATCT GGTGACAGGAGGGGAGCTGTTTGAGGACATCGTGGCCAGGGAGTACTACAGTGAGGCTGACGCTAG CCACTGCATACAGCAGATCCTGGAGAGTGTCCATCACTGCCATGTTAATGGGATCGTCCACAGGGATCTGAAG CCTGAGAACCTTCTATTGGCCAGTAAGCTGAAGGGGGCGGCGGTCAAGTTGGCTGACTTTGGGCTGGCTATCGAGGTGCAGGGGGACCAGCAGGCATGGTTCG GTTTTGCCGGCACTCCGGGCTACTTGTCTCCCGAGGTTCTGAGAAAAGACCCATACGGAAAGCCAGTGGACATGTGGGCCTGTG GTGTGATTTTGTACATCCTGCTGGTGGGCTACCCTCCTTTCTGGGATGAGGACCAGCACCGCCTCTACCAACAAATTAAGGCTGGGGCCTATGAT TTCCCGTCCCCGGAGTGGGACACTGTAACTCCCGAGGCCAAAGATCTTATCAACAAGATGTTAACCATCAACCCCAGTAAACGCATCACTGCAGCGGAGGCCCTCAAACACCCCTGGATCTGC CAACGGTCCACTGTCGCTTCCATGATGCACAGGCAGGAGACTGTGGAGTGCCTGAAGAAATTCAACGCCAGGAGGAAACTCAAG GGAGCCATACTGACCACTTTGCTGGTCACAAGAAACTTCTCAG CAGCCAAGAGTCTGCTCAACAAGAAGCCCGATGGAGTGAAG GAGTCCATTGAGAGTGCCAACACCACTATAGAGGATGAGGATGTAAAAG CTCGCAAACAGGAAATTATCAAGGTGACTGAGCAGTTGATTGAATCCATCAACAATGGGGACTTTGAGTCATATGC AAAGATCTGTGATCCTGGTCTGACTTCCTTTGAGCCTGAAGCTTTGGGTAACTTGGTGGAAGGACATGACTTCCACCGCTTTTACTTTGAGAATG cTCTGTCCAAAGGGAATAAGCCGGTGCACACCATCCTCTTAAACCCACACGTGCATCTAATTGGGGAAAATGCGGCATGTATTGCCTATATTCGGCTGACCCAGTACATGGACAGCAGTGGCATGCCGCGCACCATGCAGTCCGAGGAGACCCGTGTGTGGCATCGCCGTGACGGCAAGTGGCAGAACATCCACTTCCACCGCTCCGGCTCACCCAGCATCCCTTCCCAGTAA
- the camk2d2 gene encoding calcium/calmodulin-dependent protein kinase type II delta 2 chain isoform X3, with protein MALTICTRFTDEYQLFEELGKGAFSVVRRCVKISSGQEYAAKIINTKKLSARDHQKLEREARICRLLKHPNIVRLHDSISEEGFHYLVFDLVTGGELFEDIVAREYYSEADASHCIQQILESVHHCHVNGIVHRDLKPENLLLASKLKGAAVKLADFGLAIEVQGDQQAWFGFAGTPGYLSPEVLRKDPYGKPVDMWACGVILYILLVGYPPFWDEDQHRLYQQIKAGAYDFPSPEWDTVTPEAKDLINKMLTINPSKRITAAEALKHPWICQRSTVASMMHRQETVECLKKFNARRKLKGAILTTLLVTRNFSAAKSLLNKKPDGVKVNNKANTVTSPKDTGPAPALEPQTTVIHNPVDGNKESIESANTTIEDEDVKARKQEIIKVTEQLIESINNGDFESYAKICDPGLTSFEPEALGNLVEGHDFHRFYFENALSKGNKPVHTILLNPHVHLIGENAACIAYIRLTQYMDSSGMPRTMQSEETRVWHRRDGKWQNIHFHRSGSPSIPSQ; from the exons GGGCGCATTCTCTGTGGTCAGGAGGTGCGTGAAGATCTCCTCCGGACAGGAGTATGCTGCCAAAATCATCAACACCAAGAAGCTTTCTGCCAGAG atcATCaaaagctggagagagaggcAAGGATTTGCCGTCTTCTGAAGCATCCCAACATCG TACGCCTTCATGACAGCATATCAGAAGAGGGTTTCCACTATCTGGTGTTTGATCT GGTGACAGGAGGGGAGCTGTTTGAGGACATCGTGGCCAGGGAGTACTACAGTGAGGCTGACGCTAG CCACTGCATACAGCAGATCCTGGAGAGTGTCCATCACTGCCATGTTAATGGGATCGTCCACAGGGATCTGAAG CCTGAGAACCTTCTATTGGCCAGTAAGCTGAAGGGGGCGGCGGTCAAGTTGGCTGACTTTGGGCTGGCTATCGAGGTGCAGGGGGACCAGCAGGCATGGTTCG GTTTTGCCGGCACTCCGGGCTACTTGTCTCCCGAGGTTCTGAGAAAAGACCCATACGGAAAGCCAGTGGACATGTGGGCCTGTG GTGTGATTTTGTACATCCTGCTGGTGGGCTACCCTCCTTTCTGGGATGAGGACCAGCACCGCCTCTACCAACAAATTAAGGCTGGGGCCTATGAT TTCCCGTCCCCGGAGTGGGACACTGTAACTCCCGAGGCCAAAGATCTTATCAACAAGATGTTAACCATCAACCCCAGTAAACGCATCACTGCAGCGGAGGCCCTCAAACACCCCTGGATCTGC CAACGGTCCACTGTCGCTTCCATGATGCACAGGCAGGAGACTGTGGAGTGCCTGAAGAAATTCAACGCCAGGAGGAAACTCAAG GGAGCCATACTGACCACTTTGCTGGTCACAAGAAACTTCTCAG CAGCCAAGAGTCTGCTCAACAAGAAGCCCGATGGAGTGAAG GTCAACAACAAAGCCAACACAGTGACCAGTCCTAAAGACACTGGCCCTGCCCCTGCACTG GAACCACAGACTACTGTGATTCACAACCCTGTGGATGGAAACAAG GAGTCCATTGAGAGTGCCAACACCACTATAGAGGATGAGGATGTAAAAG CTCGCAAACAGGAAATTATCAAGGTGACTGAGCAGTTGATTGAATCCATCAACAATGGGGACTTTGAGTCATATGC AAAGATCTGTGATCCTGGTCTGACTTCCTTTGAGCCTGAAGCTTTGGGTAACTTGGTGGAAGGACATGACTTCCACCGCTTTTACTTTGAGAATG cTCTGTCCAAAGGGAATAAGCCGGTGCACACCATCCTCTTAAACCCACACGTGCATCTAATTGGGGAAAATGCGGCATGTATTGCCTATATTCGGCTGACCCAGTACATGGACAGCAGTGGCATGCCGCGCACCATGCAGTCCGAGGAGACCCGTGTGTGGCATCGCCGTGACGGCAAGTGGCAGAACATCCACTTCCACCGCTCCGGCTCACCCAGCATCCCTTCCCAGTAA
- the camk2d2 gene encoding calcium/calmodulin-dependent protein kinase type II delta 2 chain isoform X1 produces MALTICTRFTDEYQLFEELGKGAFSVVRRCVKISSGQEYAAKIINTKKLSARDHQKLEREARICRLLKHPNIVRLHDSISEEGFHYLVFDLVTGGELFEDIVAREYYSEADASHCIQQILESVHHCHVNGIVHRDLKPENLLLASKLKGAAVKLADFGLAIEVQGDQQAWFGFAGTPGYLSPEVLRKDPYGKPVDMWACGVILYILLVGYPPFWDEDQHRLYQQIKAGAYDFPSPEWDTVTPEAKDLINKMLTINPSKRITAAEALKHPWICQRSTVASMMHRQETVECLKKFNARRKLKGAILTTLLVTRNFSAAKSLLNKKPDGVKVNNKANTVTSPKDTGPAPALEPQTTVIHNPVDGNKESIESANTTIEDEDVKVLRLGSLVSGILSSKSRSSQMSESRQTPTSSVQTCTNNNKARKQEIIKVTEQLIESINNGDFESYAKICDPGLTSFEPEALGNLVEGHDFHRFYFENALSKGNKPVHTILLNPHVHLIGENAACIAYIRLTQYMDSSGMPRTMQSEETRVWHRRDGKWQNIHFHRSGSPSIPSQ; encoded by the exons GGGCGCATTCTCTGTGGTCAGGAGGTGCGTGAAGATCTCCTCCGGACAGGAGTATGCTGCCAAAATCATCAACACCAAGAAGCTTTCTGCCAGAG atcATCaaaagctggagagagaggcAAGGATTTGCCGTCTTCTGAAGCATCCCAACATCG TACGCCTTCATGACAGCATATCAGAAGAGGGTTTCCACTATCTGGTGTTTGATCT GGTGACAGGAGGGGAGCTGTTTGAGGACATCGTGGCCAGGGAGTACTACAGTGAGGCTGACGCTAG CCACTGCATACAGCAGATCCTGGAGAGTGTCCATCACTGCCATGTTAATGGGATCGTCCACAGGGATCTGAAG CCTGAGAACCTTCTATTGGCCAGTAAGCTGAAGGGGGCGGCGGTCAAGTTGGCTGACTTTGGGCTGGCTATCGAGGTGCAGGGGGACCAGCAGGCATGGTTCG GTTTTGCCGGCACTCCGGGCTACTTGTCTCCCGAGGTTCTGAGAAAAGACCCATACGGAAAGCCAGTGGACATGTGGGCCTGTG GTGTGATTTTGTACATCCTGCTGGTGGGCTACCCTCCTTTCTGGGATGAGGACCAGCACCGCCTCTACCAACAAATTAAGGCTGGGGCCTATGAT TTCCCGTCCCCGGAGTGGGACACTGTAACTCCCGAGGCCAAAGATCTTATCAACAAGATGTTAACCATCAACCCCAGTAAACGCATCACTGCAGCGGAGGCCCTCAAACACCCCTGGATCTGC CAACGGTCCACTGTCGCTTCCATGATGCACAGGCAGGAGACTGTGGAGTGCCTGAAGAAATTCAACGCCAGGAGGAAACTCAAG GGAGCCATACTGACCACTTTGCTGGTCACAAGAAACTTCTCAG CAGCCAAGAGTCTGCTCAACAAGAAGCCCGATGGAGTGAAG GTCAACAACAAAGCCAACACAGTGACCAGTCCTAAAGACACTGGCCCTGCCCCTGCACTG GAACCACAGACTACTGTGATTCACAACCCTGTGGATGGAAACAAG GAGTCCATTGAGAGTGCCAACACCACTATAGAGGATGAGGATGTAAAAG TACTTCGTCTGGGCAGCTTAGTGAGTGGTATCTTAAGCTCTAAGAGCCGTTCTTCACAGATGTCTGAGTCAAGACAGACTCCCACCTCCTCAGTTCAGA CCTGCACCAATAACAATAAAG CTCGCAAACAGGAAATTATCAAGGTGACTGAGCAGTTGATTGAATCCATCAACAATGGGGACTTTGAGTCATATGC AAAGATCTGTGATCCTGGTCTGACTTCCTTTGAGCCTGAAGCTTTGGGTAACTTGGTGGAAGGACATGACTTCCACCGCTTTTACTTTGAGAATG cTCTGTCCAAAGGGAATAAGCCGGTGCACACCATCCTCTTAAACCCACACGTGCATCTAATTGGGGAAAATGCGGCATGTATTGCCTATATTCGGCTGACCCAGTACATGGACAGCAGTGGCATGCCGCGCACCATGCAGTCCGAGGAGACCCGTGTGTGGCATCGCCGTGACGGCAAGTGGCAGAACATCCACTTCCACCGCTCCGGCTCACCCAGCATCCCTTCCCAGTAA